From Stegostoma tigrinum isolate sSteTig4 chromosome 1, sSteTig4.hap1, whole genome shotgun sequence:
gaagatttacaaaagaaaacttTGCAGTCTTTAGCGGGTCCTTGGGTATAAGAATTTAACCTGAAACCGTAGTTGTTTAATCACTATCTTTTATCTTCATCAACAGCAAATATCTGAATTCTCACTGTTCTGACATTTCTTTTTAATCATTTGTATCACTGGGCACTTTTCCTTTTCAGAACATCAAGAGAGAACTTTCTCTAGTTCTGCAGTCACAAATCCATCTCTTATGCTCTGTCAAGGACACATACTGAAAGACAATCTGGTTTGTATATTTGAAAGTGGGGTTCATCGTTTTTCAAGCTTGGTAACATCAGGTCATTTCTCTCATCTCCTTACAGATGTAAACCAAAACAGAGGTTTTTGTTTGGGTTAAATAGTTTCAATTTCTTTTGATAAAATATTAATTCCAAGTTCAGATAAACTCTTGCAGCATTGCTGGCATTCCTCCAGATCATGGATACCGCAGTAACCCAACTGGCCTACTTTAATTAGTCTAGCATAATTTGGTGCCTTGGTCTCTTTCACCTGTCCTAAATAAAGAATACAGCCATGGTCTCCAACAACCAGGCCACCAGAACTTCAGGTCCTTGTCACAGAATTGTGGTGCCAAATTGGCTCATTCAGCATGATCTTTGCATTTGTACAGCAACACATGAAGGGCAGTTCCTGgattacagtgtttaaaatggTGCACAGCTGGGgtttaaatcatagaattcctacggtgtggaaacaggccattaggcccaacaagtccacagcatcccacccagacccattcttcTATCCTTTCCCTATACCCTGTCtaatccatctaacttacacacccctggacactacaggcaatttagcatggccaatccacctaacctgcatatctttggactgtgggaggaaagcaaagcatctggaggaaacccaatgCAGGCcatggggagaatatgtaaactccacccatacagtcgcccgaggatggaatcgaacccaggtccctggcgctgtgaggcagcaatgctactAGCTGAGCCAGCGTGTTGCAAATGTGTTACATGTTGGAAGAATCTGGGAGGTCTGCCTCTGTGAGAGAGTGGTGCCTTGGAATCGTAGTTAATGATGTGAGCAGGAAGgagaattgtgggaggaaagtcATCAGGATACTCACCAAAATTTACACTTAGCCAGGACACAGAAACATTCAGCTTACTGTGTCTGCTGGATCCCTGCCAAACTTACAACTCCCTGACACTACACTATGTTCCCCATCACTGTATTGGGTAGACAGATAGAATTGCTACTTTATGTTTTAATCAAACTTTGTGTAGGACAAGCTGTGtcaaaaataattacattttctaACAATTATTGCATATCACACTAACTAACAAaataatttccttcctgaaaggcaTAAGAGTTGAAGGCCTACTTTACTAAACAGCTCTATTCTTCAAATGTACAAATTACAGTTTGCTTGTGATTCATCAGGTTAATTTACACCATGATTGATCAACTGTGTTAGAACTGCATTTAGATTAGTTACATAACTTTAATGTACCCAGGCTGGAGAGGCGATGGTCAATTAGACTGTTTTTCTAAAATTATTATTTTGGTAATGGAACTTTTACAAAACAAGGATTGAAAGGGAAGTTGCAGAATTTGGTAGTTACTAACATCCTTTAAGCAAAATAGCTACTATTATGTCAAAGTTATTTTATTTGGTATTTGCCACAGTGCCTATCTTGTTGCAGAATTTTCATTATTTATACAGCTCTTGATAAGCATAGGCAGTGAGAACAGCAACACAGTAACCTAGGAGATGGTCACATGTGCTGCTTTAAGATTCCTCTCCTAATGAATCACTAATAGTCAGATTACACATTCACTGACAGCGTTCATTTGATGAGGACTAACTTCTTAAAGAAAAATGCTTTTGGGTATCGTGAATCTAAAGTATTTGATTTGCTTCACACTAAGATATTTTATGAGGATTCTACAGCTACAATGAACTGGACTGTCTTCCTAAGAAAGAAGCATAGTTCATAAAGATCAGTGTAAGCACAATGGATTTTGGATCACACAGCGAAAGGTAAATTCTGAAATGAATAAGCAGGCTACTTGCCTACTTTTAAAATCTTACTTAGCCTTACTTTTAAGGCTACCTTCCTTAAATTCCCAATGTATTTTATAATCCCATGAGAGGTAGGTTTTTGGCATGTGAGTAGGAGGCCAGGATGGTCTCGTCTGCAAAAAATTGAACTGAACTGTCTGACAGGAAGTGCATGCATTGTGAGACAAGGAAAAGGCTGTCTGCTCTCTATTCAAAGAACTGAAAAACCGATGTCAAAATTTATGTTTGAACTCCAGTATTTAATAATAAATATTTTAGTAAAATGCAGATCATTAGTAATTCCAAGGCAGTAATATATTGGTATTGTCGCTGGATTAGTGATTCAAAACTTCAGGTAAATGCTCTGTGGACATCGCTGTGAATCCCATTATAgcagatggtcaaatttgaattgaatatttAAAAATCTGGTATAAAAAGTTTGCTTAATTGCAACCTTGCAATCACTGTTGATTTTGTAAAAAAGAAGTTTGGCTTGGTAGTGccctttagcgaaggaaatctgccaacctcactTGGTCCATCCTACATGTGGTTCCATACCCCAttaaagtggttgactcttaacattGCGCTgagatgggcaatcaatgctgatctagccagcaacactcatgtccaacaaaagtaaaaataaatcaaagtcaGTAACAAATGTGATGACCTTATAAAAAGCTTTACTCAGAATGTGACTCAGTTGTGTTATTCAGTTTAATCACTGCCCTAATGGTAAACAGCTGCCTAATTAATATAAACTGATGGCAGCTGGCTAAATGTTTAAAACTATTCCCCAATTTTATGTGTATTTTATGGTCATCTAGATAATGCTGATCCTGCGGAAGAAAAAGAAATGTTCATTttgggcagagatagtaggaactgcaaatgctggagaatctgagataacaaggtgtagagctgaatgaacacagcaggccaagcagcatcagaggagcaggaaggctgacgtttccggcctagatccttcttcagaaaacttttctgaagcagggtctaggcccgaaacatcagccttcctgctcctctgatgctgcttggccagctgtgttcatccagctctacactttgttatttcattttGGGCATTTGAGATTTAAGttctctcaatctctcctcaatgTGTTGGAGTTTCAATTGAAGATGAGTTCCTTACAAGAGTCCTGATggagggtgtaaacccaaaacatcagctttcctactcctctgatgctgcctgtgttcctccaactccacactgtattgactcgtTACAATGAAAGCTGTTTTCCATTTTGAAATACGATCACAGTCTTTAATATATAAGCACATCTGAGAAGTGCACTCTAAGattttcacactttattattatcTTCTCTTTCGTTTACAGTCATTCTGATATTCACTCTACTGCGGCACAGAACATATCCTGGTCCGGTGTTATTGATGCTGAATAAGTTCGACTGGCATCATTGATGTACTGTCAAGTAATTTTATCAAACAAGGGCTGGTTATAACTTTCTATATTAATTACTTCCTATATCACCAACACTGAGGAGATGAGTACACTTAGGAGGAGACACTGTGATTATTATATCTTCTATTTTGGAGAAATGCACTAAGTATTAGAAATTTAGAAGAAAATGTGACAATTGGAATTAACAATAATATGACAAATGGACCATTGGATAAAATATATATGAATTGGTTTGATTTGAAACATTCTCCTATTTCAGTTGTGAGTTTTGAAGGATCAAAATTTGGCTGGAACCTGGTTAGGAAGAGAATTGGTGCAAAAATAACTTACCTTCACTTGCACCTGGAAGATCTCACTGGGCCCTGCATTTATTAAGGAATTCATAGAAATAAGTTTTTGAAGTTATATTTGATGTGATGCCTAGTCACTTGAAGAAAGCTCTCTTTTCTATAGCTGCTGTTGTCAGTTTTGTTTCTATAATCCTGCTGACCGTGGCACTGGGGTCAACACGATGGGTGACTGCTTCCATTCTGTGCAAAACTGGGGCTGATATTGTAAATGCCACTGATCCAGAGATGGTAAAGTTTATGGGACAACTTTACTATGGACTATTCCAGGGAAGGAAAATTCGACACTGTGGTCTTGGAGGACGGTGCTCTAAAATCACAAGTAATtatgtcagaaatgaagaaaatcattttgttgtgttttgtttgttatttagaTTGGGAGTGTGAAACACCGAGTTAGCACGTTCACCTTTCACATCTGTAATGCATGACTGAAGCCCAGCATAGGATGAAATGATGATAGGAGAAAATTCCCTCTTGTATCAAACCAGTTAAAATCTAAAATGAAATGTGTGTTTGAGCAGTCTGAAACTATTTCCAATTGAATACAATGGCTCACTGTGCTAAGTTTTCCAATTTAGCACAAGCTGGTACTAAATTGGCAGTCTCACTGAACAATCTTAAACAAGTTGTTCTTCACAATGTAAAACTAGGGGTGCTTTATCTGGTCAGTATACCTGCATTGGGGATGCTTCATGCTAACACTGACATTCCTCACCAGGTGGAGCACAATAAAAGATTAAAAACAGTTCAGTTGCATTTTACATCAAAAATGCACTTTCACATAGTTACTACGCCATGAGAATTATGCATGTGTCCAAGGTTTTTTAACAACTGTTGGTTGAGACTtaagcaaatgaataaaaaagttgaAGTGGTCACTATTTAAAACAAATCATTTAAAGGTCGTTCCTTTTGAAATTTACCTTTACTGTGCCTAAAACGGACACGTGCCATCTCTAAATGTCAGTGAAACATATAGCTTGGCAAAACTGCAccatattttctgcatacaaatgAAAATTCACTTGCATAAAAAACAAAGTTGGCTTGAAGAGGAAACTGCTTTCTGGATAACAAGTACCTGAAATCCAGTAAAGTTTGTGAAAGTAAGCAACCATATATTGCAGTTGTTATATTCGACCTCTTGTGAAAATAATATCATTTAGAACATTTTCTTGCACAGATAAGTTCAGTAAAATAGTGGAACTGCAAAAAAATCTTAGACACACTGTTCTTGTCTCTACGCTTGAATGGTAATCAGGTGTCATGTGTTCTACAATGATTGAATGCTTCTCTCTGCCAGACGATTACCCACATGGTTAAGTTGAAAATTTACCTCCATAACTGGTAATACAGACTTcattagattttctttttaaaattgtccAGTAGTGCAGTATCCCCACACAACAATTggtgttttaaaaataagaatcAAGGAACCTAATTTATCAAAGAAATCACATAATTTGGGCAGGGGATTGGATGATAATTGTAAAATTATGCCTCCTGTGGACACAGCTTAGTGATAAGGCACACAGGCAGTACGATTAAGGTAGATATTTGGATGAGAAACCCAAAGAGTCAAGTAGAATGCTGATTCTACTACAACCCAATATTATTTGCTGACTTTAATGGATAATAAAATCAGTGGATATTGTAAAACCAAAATTGTATTAATTTCCTAATCCACATACTACCTTAAAATCTTATCCTAGCAGAATGTAATGTTTATGTCCTGCCTGATCTGTGGATTTCTGATTCTGATCTACTGGATTTCTAGAGTCTGGGAAATTCTTTGCAGCCGCTCCCATCTTGCTGTCAGTATTTTGTTGAATGAGTCGCACAAATGTGTTTCACAGTGCTCCTCGTCAACACAGGCCAACAGAGTGCGAACAACATTGAGGAATTTCCCGGCCATAGAATATACACTACAGAGGAGCCATTGGCCCTGTGCTACTGACGTGTGCCCATTACTCTATAATCCTCTCATTTCTCATTCTATTTTATTGACTTTGCCTTATAACGCCCATATACTGTTACGGGGAACAAGAAAGGGTAAAGTTAAACTGCACAGTACCATAAAAATATAGCTACACAAAAAGGACCTATTCAACCATCTTGCCAGCACCAGTTAAATAAACTAGTCACCCTTCATTATCTTACTTCCCAGGGCCTGGTCTATAACTGCGTTTGCAGCTGTTCTGGTGCAGgaccaggttccttttaaatgggTTGATGGTTTCCATTTCAGCCACCAAAATGGACAGTGAACTCCATGCATACACTATCTTCTTGGTGAAAAATATCTCCCATATGTCTCCTCTGATACTTCAACAAGTTCAAGTGATCTCTCCGCTAGTAGAAACAGGTCTTCCCTGTGCACTGTATGAAGCCCTTCATCATTTCATACACTTCAATTAATCATAGCCTCTTCTGTTTTAAGGAAAACATGTGAGCCTACCCAATAGTCCATGATAGCTGTAAATTTCAAGTtctagcaacattcttgtaaatcttctctgtactcAGTCAAAAACAATTTTGTCTTTccttggtgaccagaactgtactcaacaCTCTGGCTGTATCCTAACCAATGTCTCATATAATTCCAGTAACACATCTCTGTTTTTGTATTTAGTATCtcaccaaatgaaagaaagcATTCATTAGACCTTTTTAACCACTTTTGTCTCCctgtcctgcaaccttcaggaacACTGGAGGCACACTATCCTCAATAGTCTCACATTTACTGTGTATTTCCTTCCTTTTATTGCAGTCCTTTCTAGGGACTTAATTCTCTCTGACACTTTTCTGCCCATTCAACCAAACCAATGATATCATTCTATAGTCAACAGCATCCACTTCATTACCAAGCTCACAGCCACTTTTTGCTTCTTTCACAAATGTCTCAATCATGCCTTCCACATTTATGTCATTAatataaaccacaaacagcaaggaatTCAAAAACTGTATTTGGAACAGTACTGGAAACTGTTTCCCATTCACAAAAATGTCCATCAACTTTTACCCTTTGCTCCCTGTCACTgtaccaattttggatccaacatgCCACACTACCCTTTATCTGATTGGCTTTAATTTTTCTGAACAGACTGTCttatgggactttgtcaaataccTTATTAAAATCTAGGTGGACAACGTCCTGTGCGTTACCCTAATCAATCCTCCTTGTTACTGCCTGAAAAAAAGATCTATTAAGAACTTCATTTGACAAAACAATTCTGACTATCCTTAATTAAcctgtgcctttccaagtaacAATGATTCCTGTCTCTCAGTCTTAATGTTAGTAATTTGCACACCAGAGTTCAGATCGACCAACCTGTAATTATTTGGCCTATCTCTCTCACCCTTTTTGAGTAACGGTACAACATGATACAACAGAGGTACATCCTCTGGTACTTCTCTTGTATCTAGTGGCGATTGGAAAATGATCTTCAGAGCATCTATCATTTCCTCCCTAGCTTCCTTTAACAGCATAGGTTACAAATCATCTACCCCAATTATGTACCTTCTAGAAGATGAGTCCCTCCAGTATTTTTCTTCACATTACAGTTTATTGTATCTAATAGTTTACACTCTTCTCCTTGAGCAAGAATGTCTGCACCATCGCTCTCCTTTGTGAAGGCAGAGACAAAATACTCATTAACAGTCCTGGCTACACTTTCTGCACCCATGCCCAAGTTACTGATAGGCCCAATCCTTTCCATAGGCGCCTTCTTGCTCTTAATATATTGACATAATTAGATTTACCTTAGTTTTGtaagcttttttttttgctttcctaatttcctttttcacTTCACTGCTGTACTTTCTATTGTTCCATAAAATACATAGCAAAAGATTATAGGGCACAACCTAGGAGACAGCCTGGGAGTGCTACTGAATCATTTATTGAGATCATAAGCTCAGCGTCTGAACGAAGCAAAAGTGGAGGAAAAGTGCTTAGCCACAGGAATACAGCTTCAATGATTTGggaaggtttacagggatataagCCAAACACACGCAAATAGAAccagttcagttcaggaaacctggtctGTCCATgcgagttggactgatgggtctgtttccaaaccaaatgactctataactcttaATCCCACTCGTAACTATAAGATTACATAGGAACAAGTTCTAATTGATCTTGAGTACGCTGTAAACCACTAGTCACGGTACCCTGCCTGTACAGGTTACAAAGAAGCTGTAGAGGAGATCAACTAAGCTATTAGTGGGAATGTAGCACCTGAGTTAAAAAGCATTTGAGAGTTATCATGAAAATAAACACTGAAAATTGTCAGGCATTACAATTACCTCTGGAAGCCACAACATGGGCTAACACTAATAAATGAAACCTTAAAAGAGAGTTTGAATATAATTCTTTTACACTGTGGAACTGAATGTGAGGAAAAGATTGCCAGGAGGCAGGCAATATCAAGACATTAAAAACGAAATTGGGTAATTTACTTTTGATGAAAAAGGTATAAACAATATATGTCTTGAAGTTACTGTTAAGACAGGATATTAATAGAtgctaaaacatttttaaaattaccttCTGTTGTTATTTTAGAGAGGTATtatcacatttaaaataaataagttaATCACCTAATTAAATCAATGGACAGAAAAATGCAATGAGACACTGACCACAGAAATTTCCAGGCTACACTTTGCtattttttaaactttgcaaCTTGCCAGAAGCACCAAATACATATTTTCACACTCTTGTATACtgctttatttcaaataaaatatcTGGTTGCCATAAAATTCAGAGATTAAATGATGTGAAACCATTTCCATACAGCTAAGGAGCTCTGAGTTTATGAAGGAATTCATGATGGCCAAAATAAACCAGCACCCATTCCCAACAATTTCCCTACCTGCTGGCTAATACATACACAATTGTTGGTCTTATTTGATGCATCTTCCTTTATATTTTTAAGTCAGTTTTCCCAGGTCAAAAGGTAAAGCACTGAAGATTTCTCCACAGCTGTCATGATTGCTCATCATCAGGAAGGATGGGGCAAGAAGGTTGATAAATTAATTAtcaaactttttatttcttttccatttaCATTCCATCAAGAAACTTGAAAATAGATTGTGGTTGTTGTTTAGAACTTATACAAGAATATTCTTTGGAGTAGAAATCCTGCCCATTTTTTCTCATAGCCACCTGTAGCAGTGAACTCTCTAATTTGAAACTGTTTGGTCCTGCCCTATTTAATAACAGCTAACTCAGTGATCCATTGGAAGAACAATGGATAGTTtcataaaaatggaaaataattaaTAGTTTAAATTTTAACCTTGACATGAAAGGAAATGGAATTGTAAAAGTTTCACTTTTAAAGCCAGAGGCCACTATGCTCATTTTGAAAATTACTACAATATTACAAGCATGACAGATGCTATTTGCATATCAATATAAATGTTCTTTAAAAAGATGCATGCACAAGTTACTATATTGTTTGTCTTGCTATAATCTTTTCTAATCTATATTTTCAGTTTTTCCACAGTTGGTGAAAACGCTGAATGCATCTGTTCATGTTTTGGTTATATTTTTTATCTGCTTAGCGATTGCATTTTCTGTGGTCAGTTTTGGGTTTTGTACTTACAATGCAGTGAAAATTCCTTACCAAGCCATAAAAGGACCAATGGGCATCTACCTCTGGAACTCAATTGCAAGTAAGTGCATGGAACTTAAACTCCTTTAAGTTGCTCCCATTCTATTATGTTTTATTGCTAACATGACTAAACCTTATTAATTATAAGTATTTCATTTATATTAACATAAAAATAACTCATTTAATCAATATTTGAAATTGAGGATTTGTATAAATATTTGATAATGAGAAAAACCTGCATAAATCATCCGTTCATAAATGAAGCAGTTTTAACACTTCAATGCAAAAGAAACTCTTTCAAGATTGAATTTTTCCCTCATTTAGTGTGATAGTTATATCCTTGACATGATACTGCATCATTTTGCGGCTGAGATAAGTTGCTGGCATCATCAAAATCTCTGGATATTTTGTACATCTTTACATTGCAATGAAACTACAACAATTTTCATTCTGATTGCAGTTATTAATTGAGCAGTTGTTTAAAAACTAAATGTTTAATCATGAAGATCTCCATTTAAAAACTCTTTGTTTTTAatccaagaaaaaaaatgattCAGTAAATAGTGACTTATAACGTGTGCAAGAATTATTTTAACATTTCCAAATAGTCGCATGCATTGTATTCCCAGATTGGCTGCCATTATTAAAGTAATTCTGCCTTATAAAAGTCTGTGGAAgaagttcaagataataaaatgtgaggctggatgaacacagcaggccaagcagcatctcaggagcacaaaagctgacgtttcgggcccagacccctttcagagatctctgatgaggggtctaggcccgaaacgtcagcttttgtgctcctgagatgctgcttggcctgctgtgttcatccagcctcacattttattatcttggattctccagcatctgcagttcccattatctctgtggaagaagttcacctgtttctcagatattttacttttttttacagACTATACACTACATGCTGGTTGATAAATAGAAACCTTGTAGTTCTATAACTCCATTTGGTATTAAGTAGGATATCTGTGGTATCCTGCATTTGCAGGTTACACAAAgttgtatgggtgtgtgtgtaggttgaGTTTGACTATTTGTCAGTGTCACTGAGATGCCACATCCAGTGAAATGTTGCTTTAAATAGATATATTTATATCTAGCTTTAAAACTATTCCAAAACGTCATGATGGTGTACCACCCGACCTTCAGCAGATACATCACTATTCCTTTATTGCTGCTGGGTGAATATGTGAGGACACCACCCGCACAAGGACTACAGTGATACATTGTCAAGGCCCACTACCACCTTGCTAGGCAACTAGGGGTGAGAAATAAATGTGAGCTTGTCAGTATTGCCAGAtgccaaaaatgaaaaaaaaagatatttttcaagacttttaaatattttgagagTCTGCACATTAGGTCTCAGTAACAGATGTTACCTCCTTTTGATCTCTCCATATTGTTTTGCTGTATGTCAAAGAGGAGAATTGGAAAGATCATTACAGAGACCCCATGGTGAGTAGGCACGATAGGCAGTGTCTGGCCCCGCTGGTCAGGAAACATGATTCCCCATCCATGAATCCAATTCCATCTCAACCAAATCTTTTAATTGCATTGAAAGAAGACCACATGAGCAAAGATTAGAATTGAAGAACAGTTAAATtgcattcaaaacattaactctgcctctctctctactgatgctgccaaatttgctgagtttctccagcatttcccgtttttgttttagatctccagcatctgtagcagtttgctgtaattttctctaATTCCATGTTGCATTTATACTGGCTTTCTTTTGCAGGTCTATGCGGACTGTTTGCAATTGTTTGCTTTATTTCTGCAGTGAAGCTTCATCAGCATACAGAGAGAATTGCCAATTTTCGTGAAcatgtttttaaatttattatcCTTTGGGAATACTTTGACACCTCTTTCTGGCTATGTGTGGCAAGTGCTGTTGTGCATGCAGCCAACATGTTAGTAATCAGTATCAGTGGCGTGCATTTCCCAacattaaaaaccaaaacagaggAAGCAAGCGTCACACCCGAAGACCTAATGTATTAGGAATGAATGTGATAGTTATCCAAAAGCATACTATTGGAGCCATGAACAAGATTAAACAGTTTCCAGGAGTTATATGTATCTTGTTTATCTTGTGACAAAGAATTTACACTTTACAAAAGAAAAGTGATATTATTCCAATGTTAAAAACAAGCACTTAGCATATTTTGTTACTGAAGTGTCTTCAACAGGAGTATCTACAACAAATTGCAATTGTATGAGTTTAAAAACTTATTTTCTTTGTATAAAATTCAGTTAATATTCTAATGATATATTTGCTTGTGCATGTATttttttaactctttctttttgaaTGATAGTTTTATGCCCTTGTTGATGTAAATGTGATTGAAATATAGAACTttaaaggtcagaagtgagacATCTGCTATTTAGAATTCTCAATATATACTTATATTAAGTAAAAGACCAGTACAACTAAATGTCAGATTGAAGTCCAAGCTAAATGAAGTCTGTGCCATTATTGTATATGATTTCAACACTACCCACTGTTGGTTCTATTTTCCTCTCTGGGAAGGTTTTTGCTATGGTCATTTAAATAATAGTACAGAGGTCAGTGTCCTGTCAGTAGGTCACCTTTTACTTACTTAGGCACAGTATACCAGTTGTGGTCAgtcagcttggagtcagtcccatGAAATGAAGAAATTCCAAATCCCCTGTTTATACTGGTCGGCCGCATCTTCCGGATTGGCCCAGTTTAgcaaccccaatcaaggacctcatagtaaataaggtccacctggttccaatcgtTACATCTATCCCCTGCTAAatctggggatgttggcctggtcttCTCTTGAAGCCTGTTCTGTGACCTTTTTGCTCCAGGTCCGGTTCCTCTGATGTGGACTCTGACATGGGCTGTATGAACTGGACTGTAGCTCGTCTTTTGCATTCAGAGTATCTGGGATGGTTTGCTCCTCTTCTTCCAGCAGCAATGGTGTCAAGGCTACATCCATCTCAGACTCAGAGGTTTCCTCGACATTTGATGGAGGGGGAGAACTTATGGTTTCTGACAGGCCTTCTGGCTGatctgaggggccaggtatgtttcgCTCCTGTCCCATTTGTGAgttaacagctttcaggtgatccacatgtttgttcaggactgtatcaTGCCTGAAATTTGTAAGTCACGAGGCCTGACCTTGCATCAACCTTGCCTTGTATTAATACAAAGTCATTTCCATGGTTCAGGCACCAAAAGTCATCCTCCGAATTAAGTTGTCTTTCTCGCTTAGTGGAGGTGTATCGCTGGCTTTGGCATTCTTGCTGCTGTTTCAGCCTCATTCTCGTCTGGGAATAGCACATTAACCTGGTGTGGAATCTTTTCCCCAACATCagctctgctggagctgtccctaTTGTACATTGTGGGGTGGTCCCTTAATTGAACAGGAAGCAGGGCAGTTTGGTATCGAATGACCCTTTGGGTTGCTTCTTTAAGCCTTCCTTCA
This genomic window contains:
- the clrn2 gene encoding clarin-2 encodes the protein MPSHLKKALFSIAAVVSFVSIILLTVALGSTRWVTASILCKTGADIVNATDPEMVKFMGQLYYGLFQGRKIRHCGLGGRCSKITIFPQLVKTLNASVHVLVIFFICLAIAFSVVSFGFCTYNAVKIPYQAIKGPMGIYLWNSIASLCGLFAIVCFISAVKLHQHTERIANFREHVFKFIILWEYFDTSFWLCVASAVVHAANMLVISISGVHFPTLKTKTEEASVTPEDLMY